A single window of Salvia splendens isolate huo1 chromosome 6, SspV2, whole genome shotgun sequence DNA harbors:
- the LOC121807493 gene encoding glyceraldehyde-3-phosphate dehydrogenase, cytosolic: MAKIKIGINGFGRIGRLVARVALQRDDVELVAINDPFITTEYMTYMFKYDSVHGQWKHHDVKVQDEKSLLFGEKSVRVFGCRNPEEIPWGETGAEYVVESTGVFTDKDKAAAHLKGGAKKVVISAPSKDAPMFVVGVNEKEYKPEFDIVSNASCTTNCLAPLAKVINDRFGIVEGLMTTVHSITATQKTVDGPSSKDWRGGRAASFNIIPSSTGAAKAVGKVLPALNGKLTGMSFRVPTVDVSVVDLTVRLEKEATYDEIKAAIKEESENKLKGILGYTEDDVVSTDFVGDSRSSIFDAKAGIALSKNFVKLVSWYDNEWGYSSRVIDLIAHMASVA, encoded by the exons ATggccaagatcaagatcggaaTCAATG GATTCGGTAGAATCGGCCGTTTGGTCGCGAGAGTCGCTCTGCAGAGGGACGATGTCGAGCTTGTCGCCATTAACGATCCATTCATCACCACCGAGTACATG ACGTACATGTTCAAGTACGACAGTGTGCACGGCCAGTGGAAGCACCACGATGTGAAGGTGCAGGACGAGAAGAGCCTTCTCTTCGGTGAGAAGTCTGTCAGAGTCTTCGGATGCAG GAACCCTGAGGAGATCCCATGGGGTGAGACTGGCGCCGAGTATGTCGTGGAGTCTACTGGAGTCTTCACTGACAAGGACAAAGCCGCTGCTCACTTGAAG GGTGGTGCCAAGAAGGTTGTGATCTCCGCCCCTAGCAAAGATGCCCCAATGTTTGTTGTGGGTGTGAACGAGAAGGAATACAAACCCGAGTTTGACATTGTTTCCAACGCCAGTTGCACCACCAACTGCCTTGCTCCATTGGCCAAGGTTATCAATGATAGGTTCGGCATTGTTGAGGGTCTCATGACCACTGTCCACTCCATCACCG CCACTCAAAAGACTGTTGATGGTCCCTCAAGCAAGGACTGGAGAGGCGGAAGAGCTGCCTCATTCAACATCATCCCCAGCAGCACTGGAGCTGCCAAG GCTGTTGGCAAAGTGCTTCCGGCTCTAAATGGAAAGCTGACCGGCATGTCATTCCGTGTCCCCACCGTTGATGTCTCAGTCGTTGACCTCACGGTCAGGCTAGAGAAGGAGGCCACTTATGACGAGATCAAAGCTGCCATCAA GGAGGAGTCGGAGAACAAGCTCAAGGGCATCTTGGGATACACCGAGGATGATGTGGTTTCCACAGACTTCGTTGGCGATAGCAGATCGAGCATCTTTGATGCCAAGGCCGGAATTGCACTGAGCAAGAACTTCGTGAAGCTCGTGTCGTGGTACGACAACGAGTGGGGATACAGCTCAAGAGTGATCGATCTGATTGCTCACATGGCATCTGTTGCATGA
- the LOC121808433 gene encoding 40S ribosomal protein SA-like, which produces MAAPQRILSTREADIQLMLASEVHLGTKNCDFQMERYAFKRRNDGIYIINLGKTWEKLQMAARVIVGIENPQDIIVQSARPYGQRAVLKFAQYTGANAIAGRHTPGTFTNQLQTTFSEPRLLILTDPRTDHQPIKEAALYNIPTIAFCDTDSPMRYVDIGIPANNKGKHSIGCLFWLLARMVLQMRGVIAPGHKWDIMVDLFFYREPEEAKEEEQEDAPALDYADYGAAVSGGDWSTAQIPEAQWAPDLAGAAAPVAGGWAAAETGPDGWDAAVAPPADAATTAVPPPAAPVDIAPTGWE; this is translated from the exons ATGGCTGCCCCTCAGAGGATCCTGTCGACCAGGGAGGCCGACATTCAGCTTATGCTGGCGTCTGAGGTTCATCTGGGAACCAAAAATTGCGACTTTCAGATGGAGCGCTATGCCTttaagcgccgcaatgatg GGATTTACATCATCAATCTTGGAAAGACGTGGGAGAAGCTGCAGATGGCTGCCCGTGTTATTGTTGGTATCGAGAATCCCCAGGACATCATTGTCCAATCTGCTAGGCCTTATGGTCAGAGAGCCGTTCTGAAATTTGCTCAGTACACTGGTGCTAATGCTATCGCTGGGCGTCACACGCCTGGAACTTTCACCAATCAGCTCCAGACAACTTTCAGCGAGCCAAGACTCCTGATTCTAACCGACCCAAGAACTGACCACCAG CCTATCAAAGAAGCTGCTTTGTACAATATCCCCACAATTGCTTTCTGTGATACTGACTCGCCTATGCGTTATGTGGATATTGGAATTCCTGCCAATAACAAGGGAAAACACAGTATTGGCTGCCTGTTCTGGCTTCTGGCCAGGATGGTGCTGCAGATGCGTGGTGTCATTGCTCCCGGTCACAAATGGGATATTATG GTGGATCTGTTCTTCTATAGGGAGCCTGAGGAGGCTAAGGAAGAGGAACAGGAGGATGCTCCAGCTCTTGATTATGCTGATTACGGTGCTGCTGTTAGTGGAGGCGACTGGTCTACTGCTCAAATCCCAGAGGCTCAATGGGCTCCCGACTTGGCTGGTGCAGCTGCACCAGTTGCCGGTGGTTGGGCAGCAGCTGAAACAG GTCCCGATGGATGGGATGCAGCTGTGGCACCTCCCGCTGATGCTGCAACAACTGCAGTTCCACCACCAGCTGCTCCGGTGGACATTGCTCCGACTGGCTGGGAATGA